TTAAGAGCTTGGCCGTGTATTATTGTAAGAGTGCTGAATTTCTAAGGGATAACTTTACCCTCAGAATGAAAGTTATTAACGGCGTTGAAGCGAGAGGTTGCGACACGCCCGGGCGCTTTGCCACGACAGGACGGTCGGTAATTTTCGCAGAGCCCGTATCTTAAAAAGATGCAAGAAGGAGGGAATTCCATGGCAAGTCAAAAGATTCGTATTCGGCTTAAAGCTTACGAACACCGGATTATTGATCAATCAGCTGACAAGATTGTTGAAACCGCAAAGAGAACTGGGGCAGAAATTTCTGGACCAATTCCTTTACCAACAGAACGTGCATTATATACAGTGATTAGTTCACCACATAAACATAAAGACGCACGTGAACAATTTGAGATTCGTACGCATAAGCGCTTGATTGATATCGTTAATCCATCACCAAAGACAGTTGATTCTTTGATGAAGCTTGATCTTCCAAGTGGTGTTGATATCGAAATCAAATTATAATTTAACTTTTAATATTTAAAATCAATTAATGGAGGTGTACTCATGACCAGAAAAGGAATTCTTGGTAAAAAAGTTGGAATGACTCAGCTGTTCACAGATAAAGGTGAATTAATTCCCGTAACTGTTATTCAAGCAACACCTAACGTTGTTATGCAACTTAAAACCAAAGAAAACGATGGTTATGAAGCTGTACAATTAGGCTTTGAAGATCGTCGCGAAATCTTAACAAACAAGCCTCAACAAGGTCATGCAAAAAAAGCCGACACAACTCCCAAACATTATCTTCGCGAATTTCGTGATGTTAATTTGGAAGATTATAAGGTCGGCAGTGAAGTGAAAGTTGATACATTTACAAGTGGCGATGTTGTTGATGTCACAGGTATCACTAAGGGACATGGTTTCCAAGGTAATATTAAACGCTTTGGTCAATCTCGTGGTCCTGAAACTCACGGTTCCCGTTATCACCGAATTCCTGGTTCAATGGGTTCAATTATTAACCGGGTATTTAAAGGAAAAATGTTACCAGGACGTATGGGTGGCGACCAAGTTACTACTCAAAATCTTGTAATTGTTAAAGTTGATACCGAAAACAACTTATTAATGATTCGTGGTAATGTTCCAGGTGCTAACAAGACTTTAGTAAAGATTCAAACAACCGTTAAGGGTATCAAAGGTAAGAAGAATATCGGTACTTTAATTTCAGATAACAAAGCTTCTGAAGAAGCTGAATCTGCAGAAAAATAAGAAAGGAGGTAATAATCAATGGCACAATTAGATGTATATCAACAATCAGGTACAAAAAATGGTTCAACAGAAGTTAAAGACGAAATTTTTGGCATTGAACCAAATAATTATGTGATTACTGATGCTGTAATTATGCAACAAGCATCTTTACGTCGTGGAACTCACGCTGTTAAAAATCGTTCTGCTGTTCGTGGTGGTGGTCGTAAACCATGGCGTCAAAAAGGAACTGGACGTGCTCGTCAAGGTTCTATTCGTTCTCCACAATGGCGTGGTGG
The nucleotide sequence above comes from Bombilactobacillus bombi. Encoded proteins:
- the rplC gene encoding 50S ribosomal protein L3, whose amino-acid sequence is MTRKGILGKKVGMTQLFTDKGELIPVTVIQATPNVVMQLKTKENDGYEAVQLGFEDRREILTNKPQQGHAKKADTTPKHYLREFRDVNLEDYKVGSEVKVDTFTSGDVVDVTGITKGHGFQGNIKRFGQSRGPETHGSRYHRIPGSMGSIINRVFKGKMLPGRMGGDQVTTQNLVIVKVDTENNLLMIRGNVPGANKTLVKIQTTVKGIKGKKNIGTLISDNKASEEAESAEK
- the rpsJ gene encoding 30S ribosomal protein S10, yielding MASQKIRIRLKAYEHRIIDQSADKIVETAKRTGAEISGPIPLPTERALYTVISSPHKHKDAREQFEIRTHKRLIDIVNPSPKTVDSLMKLDLPSGVDIEIKL